In one window of Dissulfurirhabdus thermomarina DNA:
- a CDS encoding M24 family metallopeptidase, whose translation MSADARVPAAEARDRIRRFQERLRHEGVELALVRQNADLAYLAGTVQDAHLLVPARGTPLFLVRRCLDRARRESPLERIAPLAGLSRLPGILRNEGWDDVRTLGLEMDVLPARLYLHYSREVWPEAEVRDVTPLLRELRAVKSPWEVDCIRGAAAQAAEAVAAVPGVLRPGMTELELAAEVEARLRRRGHPGFFRMRGWNQEIGMGQILSGPAGAVPAWTQTPAGGEGPGPAFGQGASFRRIGRNEPVSVDIGGWDRGYLCDQTRMFVAGRLPRDLRAAFEAVRRLLEDLAARLRPGAVCGDLYRLAVETMEAAGLGDHFMGSGAERVPFVGHGLGLEVDELPLLCRDNPARLAPGMVVAVEPKLIFPGRGLVGLEDTFLVTETGAEVLTTAPREVIEV comes from the coding sequence GTGTCCGCTGACGCCCGGGTCCCGGCCGCCGAGGCCCGGGACCGGATCCGCCGGTTCCAGGAACGGCTCCGGCACGAGGGGGTGGAGCTGGCCCTCGTCCGGCAGAACGCCGACCTGGCCTACCTCGCCGGAACGGTCCAGGACGCCCACCTCCTGGTGCCCGCCCGGGGGACGCCGCTCTTCCTGGTCCGGCGGTGCCTCGACCGCGCCCGGCGGGAATCTCCCCTCGAGCGGATCGCGCCCCTGGCCGGCCTGAGCCGCCTGCCCGGCATCCTGCGGAACGAGGGGTGGGACGATGTCCGCACCCTGGGGCTCGAGATGGACGTCCTGCCGGCCCGGCTCTACCTCCATTACAGCCGGGAAGTCTGGCCCGAAGCCGAGGTCCGGGACGTCACGCCCCTCCTCCGCGAGCTCCGGGCCGTGAAGTCCCCCTGGGAGGTGGATTGCATCCGCGGTGCCGCCGCGCAGGCCGCCGAGGCGGTCGCGGCGGTCCCGGGCGTCCTGCGGCCCGGAATGACGGAACTCGAGCTCGCCGCCGAGGTGGAGGCCCGCCTCCGCCGCCGCGGCCATCCCGGCTTCTTCCGTATGCGGGGCTGGAACCAGGAGATCGGCATGGGGCAGATCCTCTCGGGCCCGGCCGGGGCCGTGCCCGCCTGGACCCAGACCCCCGCGGGCGGCGAGGGGCCCGGGCCGGCCTTCGGCCAGGGGGCCTCCTTCCGTCGGATCGGACGCAACGAACCCGTCAGCGTCGACATCGGCGGCTGGGACCGCGGCTACCTCTGCGACCAGACGCGGATGTTCGTGGCGGGGCGCCTCCCCCGCGACCTCCGCGCCGCCTTCGAGGCGGTGCGGCGGCTCCTCGAGGACCTGGCGGCGCGCCTTCGGCCCGGGGCCGTCTGCGGCGACCTCTACCGGCTGGCGGTGGAGACCATGGAGGCCGCGGGCCTCGGGGACCACTTCATGGGCAGCGGCGCCGAGCGGGTCCCCTTCGTGGGCCACGGCCTGGGCCTGGAGGTGGACGAACTTCCCCTCCTCTGCCGCGACAACCCCGCTCGTCTCGCCCCGGGCATGGTGGTGGCCGTGGAGCCGAAGCTGATCTTCCCCGGAAGGGGTCTTGTGGGACTGGAAGACACCTTCCTGGTGACGGAGACGGGGGCGGAGGTCCTGACCACAGCCCCGAGAGAGGTCATCGAGGTATAG
- a CDS encoding HDOD domain-containing protein: MDNVIHPEGKAALRVKEVLRLSSLPHVVLRLLEATLDEDASVADIARVAGNDPGLTARMLRLANSPYFGVSRKISTIEDAAVILGLQAVRNLAVTISVYEFFSGVRDTPGFSLPVFWWHSLATAIVCRSLAEAAGYPEPSEAFMAGLLHDVGKLVILQADAAAFRSVHHGAHGDQRLVEAERAVLGMDHAAAGADFLEQSRLHPFFCDAVRYHHLSPGEVRAASGLVRIVHLGDRLAHRLPAADEAELRALAAVLDEAMGPVPVALADLRDRLEREIRRLAADLGVRVLPPEEGEGPRAADATETQARLRDRVEDLSLLVASLQSMVAATDEDQLFSALFQSLAVLFDFETVFLATVEDQGVLYGQRAFGSRRDDLARRLRIACEPGTVWEAAFEADAPVYSGDYFREHPPRVIDRQVEGLLGTAYAVIPLVANGERVGSVAAGLDPSDWDRVRRHVSLLRLLAHQMAAAVRGYRYRLKWRRERQFNDTLLEAVPVGVAVVDPQGRLLYANPEARRLLAGGPGEAPAEGGDVWRTLGADPGVWDELLARVHAAGTGEVHFRAGGGAPEALPRWFHARAANLTGFGDRGYLLVLQDVTTARQLDEERKGRSRWLREELAAKTRELEEAQAQALKAQRLATAAEVARKVAHEVNNPLGIIKNYLRLHRMKAAAPGEEATFEAINREIDRIAAIVRQLEVFSKGAPSAGQGREPAQPGSVVRALDDLALLLAEPMREKGVDLRLEVDEGLPPVQLSDDALKQVLINLIKNAEEAIEGAGTIRVRATRHPEEADRVLIEVADTGPSVDAEVKERLFDPFVTTKAGENVGLGLSVCYGLVTGAGGRIQLKETPGAGAVFEIVLPAAASGR, translated from the coding sequence TTGGATAATGTCATCCACCCGGAGGGAAAGGCCGCCCTTCGCGTGAAGGAGGTCCTTCGTCTCTCCTCGCTTCCCCACGTCGTGCTCCGGCTCCTCGAGGCGACGCTGGACGAGGATGCGAGCGTGGCGGATATCGCCCGCGTGGCGGGGAACGACCCCGGCCTCACGGCCCGGATGCTCCGCTTGGCCAACTCCCCCTACTTCGGCGTCAGCCGGAAGATCTCCACCATCGAGGACGCGGCGGTCATCCTCGGCCTCCAGGCGGTCCGGAACCTGGCGGTCACCATCTCCGTCTACGAGTTCTTTTCCGGCGTCCGCGACACCCCCGGTTTCTCCCTGCCCGTCTTCTGGTGGCACTCGCTGGCCACGGCCATCGTGTGCCGGTCCCTCGCCGAGGCGGCCGGGTACCCGGAGCCCTCCGAGGCCTTCATGGCGGGGCTCCTCCACGACGTGGGCAAGCTCGTCATCCTCCAGGCCGACGCCGCCGCCTTCCGGAGCGTGCACCACGGGGCGCACGGCGACCAGCGGCTCGTGGAGGCGGAGCGGGCCGTCCTGGGGATGGACCACGCCGCCGCCGGGGCCGACTTTCTCGAGCAGTCCCGGCTCCATCCCTTCTTCTGCGACGCCGTCCGCTACCATCATCTCTCCCCCGGCGAGGTTCGCGCGGCTTCCGGTCTCGTCCGGATCGTCCACCTCGGCGACCGCTTGGCCCACCGGCTTCCGGCGGCGGACGAGGCGGAACTCCGGGCGCTGGCCGCGGTGCTGGACGAGGCCATGGGCCCGGTCCCGGTGGCCCTGGCCGACCTCCGGGACCGGCTCGAGCGCGAGATCCGGCGCCTCGCCGCCGATCTCGGGGTCCGGGTGCTTCCCCCGGAGGAGGGCGAAGGGCCCCGGGCCGCCGATGCCACGGAGACCCAGGCCCGGCTCCGGGACCGGGTGGAGGACCTCTCCCTCCTGGTGGCGAGTCTCCAGTCCATGGTGGCCGCCACGGACGAAGACCAGCTCTTCTCGGCACTCTTCCAGTCCCTGGCCGTGCTCTTCGACTTCGAGACGGTCTTCCTGGCCACGGTGGAGGACCAGGGCGTCCTCTACGGGCAGCGGGCCTTCGGCTCGCGCCGCGACGACCTGGCCCGCCGGCTCCGGATCGCCTGCGAGCCCGGGACCGTCTGGGAGGCGGCCTTCGAGGCCGACGCGCCGGTCTACAGCGGGGACTACTTCCGGGAACACCCCCCCCGGGTGATCGACCGCCAGGTGGAGGGGCTCCTGGGAACGGCCTATGCCGTCATCCCCCTGGTCGCCAACGGCGAACGGGTCGGGAGCGTGGCCGCGGGGCTGGATCCCTCCGACTGGGACCGGGTCCGCCGGCACGTCTCGCTCCTTCGGCTGCTGGCCCACCAGATGGCGGCCGCCGTCCGCGGCTACCGGTACCGGCTCAAGTGGCGCCGGGAGCGGCAGTTCAACGATACCCTGCTCGAGGCCGTTCCCGTGGGGGTCGCGGTGGTGGACCCGCAGGGCCGCCTGCTCTACGCCAACCCCGAGGCCCGGCGTCTCCTCGCCGGGGGGCCGGGCGAGGCGCCGGCGGAGGGCGGTGACGTCTGGCGGACCCTCGGGGCCGACCCGGGGGTCTGGGACGAGCTCCTGGCCCGCGTGCACGCGGCGGGCACCGGGGAGGTACACTTCCGCGCCGGGGGCGGTGCCCCGGAGGCTCTTCCCCGGTGGTTCCACGCCCGGGCGGCCAACCTCACAGGGTTCGGTGACCGGGGCTACCTCCTGGTGCTCCAAGACGTCACCACCGCCCGGCAGCTCGACGAGGAACGCAAGGGGCGCTCCCGGTGGCTGCGGGAGGAACTGGCGGCCAAGACCCGGGAACTCGAGGAGGCCCAGGCCCAGGCCCTCAAGGCCCAGCGCCTGGCCACGGCGGCGGAGGTGGCCCGGAAGGTGGCCCACGAGGTCAACAACCCCCTCGGCATCATCAAGAACTACCTCCGCCTCCACCGGATGAAGGCCGCCGCGCCGGGGGAGGAGGCCACCTTCGAGGCCATCAACCGGGAGATCGACCGAATCGCCGCCATCGTCCGGCAGCTCGAGGTGTTCTCCAAGGGGGCGCCATCCGCCGGCCAGGGCCGGGAGCCGGCCCAGCCGGGCTCCGTGGTCCGGGCGCTGGACGACTTGGCCCTGCTGCTGGCCGAGCCCATGCGGGAGAAGGGGGTCGATCTCCGCCTGGAGGTCGACGAGGGATTGCCCCCCGTGCAGCTCTCCGACGACGCCTTGAAGCAGGTCCTCATCAACCTCATCAAGAACGCGGAGGAGGCCATTGAGGGGGCCGGGACCATCCGGGTCCGGGCCACCCGGCACCCGGAGGAGGCGGACCGGGTCCTCATCGAGGTGGCCGACACGGGGCCCAGCGTGGACGCCGAGGTGAAGGAACGGCTCTTCGATCCCTTCGTCACCACCAAGGCCGGGGAGAACGTGGGTCTCGGCCTCTCGGTGTGCTACGGCCTCGTCACCGGGGCCGGGGGACGGATCCAGCTCAAGGAGACGCCGGGGGCGGGTGCGGTCTTCGAGATCGTCCTGCCCGCGGCGGCTTCGGGGCGCTAG
- a CDS encoding secondary thiamine-phosphate synthase enzyme YjbQ, producing the protein MSEAPEEDGIMVIRTVQTRSRTELVDITGEVEAARREIGLADGLLAVYVPHTTAGVTINEGADPAVRRDVMEVLNHVVPWDFDYRHMEGNSPAHVKATLTGASVHVLVEGGRLLLGTWQRVFLCEFDGPRNRKIWVKGLGA; encoded by the coding sequence ATGAGCGAAGCCCCCGAGGAGGACGGCATCATGGTCATCCGCACGGTCCAGACCCGATCCAGGACGGAGCTCGTCGACATCACCGGCGAGGTGGAGGCCGCCCGGCGCGAGATCGGCCTCGCCGACGGCCTCCTGGCGGTCTACGTGCCCCACACCACGGCGGGCGTCACCATCAACGAGGGGGCGGATCCGGCCGTTCGGCGCGACGTGATGGAGGTGCTCAACCACGTGGTCCCGTGGGATTTCGATTACCGGCACATGGAAGGCAACTCCCCCGCCCACGTGAAGGCCACGCTCACGGGCGCCTCCGTCCACGTCTTGGTGGAAGGCGGCCGCCTGCTGCTGGGAACCTGGCAGCGGGTCTTCCTCTGCGAGTTCGACGGGCCGAGAAACCGCAAGATCTGGGTGAAGGGTCTTGGCGCCTGA
- a CDS encoding YkgJ family cysteine cluster protein: protein MPPPPRKTAAPPPLPRFPFFCPDSCRECCRFDHLAMVTERDYPPREILAAVNLTPVLLPVMFRRTPDGRYHVGRVCRHYREETGLCRIYAAAPWACRLYPLIVVARPGRFVIAVETGCPAGAAFHARFARGGAEEHRYVGRLRDLLARGGMPPDTFVSNGSRRSRALAKGRLEPAGP from the coding sequence ATGCCCCCGCCCCCCCGAAAGACCGCGGCGCCCCCGCCGCTCCCCCGCTTCCCCTTCTTCTGCCCGGACAGCTGCCGGGAATGCTGCCGGTTCGACCACCTCGCCATGGTCACGGAACGGGATTATCCGCCGCGGGAGATCCTCGCCGCCGTCAACCTGACCCCCGTGCTGCTGCCGGTCATGTTCCGGCGGACGCCGGACGGCCGCTACCACGTGGGACGCGTCTGCCGGCACTACCGGGAGGAGACGGGGCTCTGCCGGATCTACGCCGCCGCCCCCTGGGCCTGCCGCCTCTACCCGCTCATCGTCGTGGCCCGGCCCGGACGCTTCGTCATCGCCGTGGAGACGGGCTGCCCGGCCGGGGCGGCCTTCCACGCCCGCTTCGCCCGGGGCGGGGCCGAGGAACACCGCTACGTCGGCCGGCTGCGGGACCTCCTCGCCCGGGGCGGGATGCCGCCGGACACCTTCGTCTCCAACGGCTCCCGGCGGAGCCGCGCCCTCGCCAAGGGTCGGCTGGAACCGGCCGGCCCCTAG
- the guaA gene encoding glutamine-hydrolyzing GMP synthase, whose translation MSDLHAEKILVLDFGSQTTQLIARRVREAKVYCEIHPYDMSIEAIRAFAPRGIILSGSPSSVHDHGAPVISPEVFDLGLPVLGICYGMQLATHLLGGTVEHSDHREYGPAALEIDEPGDLFRGLAPAPATHQVWMSHGDRIEALPPGFVRIARSGASPVAAMRHEARPIFGVQFHPEVVHTEIGRDLLRNFLFRVCGCSASWDMASFVETAVADIRRRVGGERVICALSGGVDSSVAALLIHRAIGRNLTCIFVNNGLLRKNEAETVLAFFEQSELDVRYVDASARFLERLSGVDDPEKKRKIIGTEFIRVFEEEARRLGDVRFLAQGTLYPDVIESVSFKGPSATIKSHHNVGGLPEVMRLELVEPLRELFKDEVREVGAQLGMPEELIHRHPFPGPGLAIRVLGAVTPERLAVLREADAIVLEEMKASGWYRRTWQAFAVLLPVRTVGVMGDERTYDHVVALRVVDSVDAMTADWTRLPYDLLARISNRIINEVRGVNRVCYDVSSKPPATIEWE comes from the coding sequence ATGTCCGACCTCCACGCCGAAAAGATCCTCGTCCTCGACTTCGGCTCCCAGACCACCCAGCTCATCGCGCGGCGGGTGCGGGAGGCCAAGGTCTACTGCGAAATCCACCCCTATGACATGTCGATCGAAGCGATCCGGGCCTTCGCCCCCCGGGGCATCATCCTCTCCGGCAGTCCCTCCAGCGTCCACGACCACGGGGCGCCCGTAATCTCCCCGGAGGTCTTCGACCTGGGGCTCCCGGTCCTGGGGATCTGCTACGGGATGCAGCTTGCCACCCACCTCCTCGGCGGCACCGTGGAGCATAGCGATCACCGTGAGTACGGCCCCGCCGCCCTGGAGATCGACGAGCCCGGGGACCTCTTCCGCGGCCTGGCCCCGGCGCCGGCCACCCACCAGGTCTGGATGAGCCACGGGGACCGGATCGAGGCCCTGCCCCCCGGCTTCGTCCGGATCGCCCGGAGCGGGGCCTCGCCGGTGGCCGCCATGCGCCACGAGGCGCGGCCCATCTTCGGGGTCCAGTTCCACCCCGAGGTGGTCCACACCGAGATCGGCCGCGACCTCCTCCGCAACTTCCTCTTCCGCGTCTGCGGCTGCAGCGCCTCGTGGGACATGGCCTCCTTCGTGGAGACCGCCGTGGCGGACATCCGCCGGCGGGTGGGCGGCGAGCGGGTCATCTGCGCCCTGTCGGGGGGCGTGGACTCCTCGGTGGCCGCCCTCCTCATCCACCGGGCCATAGGCCGAAACCTCACCTGCATCTTCGTGAACAACGGCCTGCTCAGGAAGAACGAGGCCGAGACGGTCCTGGCCTTCTTCGAGCAGTCGGAACTCGACGTCCGCTACGTGGACGCCTCGGCCCGCTTCCTCGAGCGTCTTTCCGGGGTGGACGACCCGGAGAAGAAGCGCAAGATCATCGGCACCGAGTTCATCCGTGTCTTCGAGGAGGAGGCCCGGCGCCTGGGCGACGTCCGCTTCCTCGCCCAGGGGACCCTCTACCCCGACGTCATCGAGAGCGTCTCCTTCAAGGGGCCCTCGGCCACCATCAAGAGCCACCACAACGTGGGCGGCCTCCCGGAGGTCATGCGGCTCGAGCTGGTGGAACCCCTCCGGGAGCTCTTCAAGGACGAGGTACGCGAGGTGGGGGCCCAGCTCGGTATGCCCGAGGAACTCATCCACCGCCACCCCTTCCCGGGGCCGGGGCTCGCCATCCGGGTCCTCGGCGCCGTGACCCCGGAGCGGCTCGCCGTGCTCCGCGAGGCCGACGCCATCGTGCTGGAAGAAATGAAGGCCTCCGGCTGGTACCGCCGCACCTGGCAGGCCTTCGCCGTGCTGCTCCCGGTGCGGACCGTGGGCGTCATGGGCGACGAACGCACCTACGACCACGTGGTGGCCCTCCGGGTGGTGGACAGCGTGGACGCCATGACCGCCGACTGGACCCGCCTCCCCTACGACCTCCTGGCCCGGATCTCCAACCGGATCATCAACGAGGTCCGGGGGGTGAACCGCGTCTGCTACGACGTCAGCTCCAAGCCGCCCGCCACCATCGAGTGGGAATAG
- the dnaE gene encoding DNA polymerase III subunit alpha, with protein MEKFVHLHLHTEYSLLDGAIRLKDLFPRAKELGYDTLAITDHGNMYGALHFYQQALRHDIKPILGCECYVAPKGRKDRSAKSAGEAAYHLVLLAENATGYRNLLRLVTAAHFEGFYYKPRIDLDLLRDWNEGLIALSACLHGQIPAALLHGDRKGARALAETYARIFPGRFYIELQENGIPEQAVINRELAELARELGLPLVATNDCHYLTAEAARAHDVLLCIQTNRTVDDPNRMRFTTDRIYFTSPEEMAERFRDYPEALAATAEIAERCNVELELGRHRFPVYPLAEGETYEAKFEAMARAGLEERLAELGIEGEAQAPYRERLEEEIAVIKEKGFPSYFLIVADFINWAKSKGIPVGPGRGSAAGSLVAYSMRITDIDPVRYGLFFERFLNVERASLPDIDVDFCMRRRDEVLRYVAEKYGGEDFVAQIITFGQMKARAVIRDVGRAMGLAYPEVDRIAKLVPEQLGVTLERALQMEPRLAKLAEDDPKVAELLTVARALEGLPRHSSTHAAGVVISDRPMHEYLPLTKGQAGETVTQFDMKCVEKTGLIKFDFLGLKTLTVIDVALRLIRDHYGEEIDIGRIPLDDPATYELLSSGDTTGVFQLESSGMKDLLRRMRPSSFTDMIALVALYRPGPLESGMVDQFVKAKHGEMEVTYLLPELEPILQETYGVIVYQEQVMKIAQVLAGYSLGEGDLLRRAMGKKIPAEMAAQRDRFLTGARERGIPEDKARTIFDLMEKFAGYGFNKSHSAAYALIAYQTAWLKTHYLLPFLASLLTNELGNTDGVVKFIGEAKAQGVRVLPPDINRSDLDFTIEDDAIRFGLTAVKNVGAGAIEAILEARREGPFASFEDFCCRVDLRKVNKRVIESLIKCGAFDALGHRRSQLMEALDQALELGQSRQAERLSGQMSLFDAMAAGAAAPEPARLLILPDVPEWPDLERLRAEKEALGFYISGHPLDPYAADLDRLTTAHTENVAKLPDGTPVSLAGVIRSRKEITTKKGDRMAFIVLEDLRGSIEVVCFPEVYVRAAELLEGDRPVWVQGTYKKEDDRGVHKVLAETVEALEEARRRRISGLTLELRGDRLAPEDLEPLRQVLRRHPGPYPVRLGVVLPGEGRVLVALPDDLNVRLSPELTEDIEAVIGYPGLRIEYEPLAPADPEAETRAPRRAAR; from the coding sequence ATGGAGAAGTTCGTCCACCTCCACCTCCACACGGAATACAGCCTCCTCGACGGCGCCATCCGCCTGAAGGACCTCTTCCCGCGGGCCAAGGAGCTGGGCTACGACACCCTGGCCATCACGGACCACGGCAACATGTACGGGGCGCTGCACTTCTACCAGCAGGCCCTCCGGCACGACATCAAGCCCATCCTCGGCTGCGAGTGCTACGTGGCCCCCAAGGGCCGGAAGGACCGAAGCGCGAAGAGCGCCGGCGAGGCCGCCTACCACCTGGTGCTCCTGGCCGAGAACGCCACGGGCTACCGGAACCTCCTCCGGCTGGTCACCGCGGCCCACTTCGAGGGCTTCTACTACAAGCCCCGGATCGACCTCGACCTCCTCCGCGACTGGAACGAGGGCCTCATCGCGCTTTCCGCCTGCCTCCACGGCCAGATCCCGGCGGCCCTCCTCCACGGCGACCGCAAGGGGGCCCGGGCGCTGGCCGAGACCTACGCCCGGATCTTCCCGGGCCGCTTCTACATCGAGCTCCAGGAAAACGGCATCCCCGAGCAGGCGGTCATCAACCGGGAGCTGGCGGAGCTGGCCCGGGAGCTGGGGCTCCCGCTGGTGGCCACCAACGACTGCCACTACCTCACGGCCGAGGCCGCCCGGGCCCACGACGTCCTGCTCTGCATCCAGACCAACCGAACCGTGGACGATCCCAACCGGATGCGGTTCACCACCGACCGGATCTACTTCACCTCGCCCGAGGAGATGGCCGAGCGCTTCCGCGACTACCCGGAGGCGCTGGCCGCCACCGCCGAAATCGCCGAGCGCTGCAACGTGGAGCTGGAGCTCGGCCGCCACCGCTTCCCGGTCTATCCCCTGGCAGAAGGCGAGACCTACGAGGCGAAGTTCGAGGCCATGGCCCGTGCGGGCCTCGAGGAGCGCCTGGCGGAACTCGGCATCGAGGGCGAGGCCCAGGCCCCCTACCGGGAACGGCTCGAGGAAGAGATCGCCGTCATCAAGGAGAAGGGCTTCCCGTCCTACTTCCTCATCGTGGCCGACTTCATCAACTGGGCCAAGTCCAAGGGGATCCCCGTGGGGCCGGGGCGGGGCTCCGCCGCGGGCTCCCTGGTGGCCTACTCGATGCGGATCACCGACATCGACCCGGTCCGCTACGGGCTCTTCTTCGAGCGCTTCCTGAACGTGGAGCGGGCCTCCCTCCCGGACATCGACGTGGATTTCTGCATGCGGCGCCGTGACGAGGTCCTCCGCTACGTGGCGGAGAAGTACGGCGGCGAGGACTTCGTGGCCCAGATCATCACCTTCGGGCAGATGAAGGCCCGGGCCGTGATCCGCGACGTGGGCCGGGCCATGGGGCTGGCCTACCCCGAGGTGGACCGCATTGCGAAGCTCGTCCCCGAACAGCTGGGCGTCACCCTGGAAAGGGCCCTCCAGATGGAGCCCCGCCTGGCAAAGCTCGCCGAGGACGACCCGAAGGTGGCCGAGCTGCTCACAGTGGCCCGGGCCCTCGAGGGCCTCCCACGCCACAGCTCCACCCACGCCGCCGGGGTGGTCATCTCCGACCGCCCCATGCACGAATACCTCCCGCTCACCAAGGGCCAGGCCGGCGAGACCGTCACGCAGTTCGACATGAAGTGCGTGGAGAAGACCGGCCTCATCAAGTTCGACTTCCTGGGCCTCAAGACCCTCACGGTGATCGACGTGGCCCTCCGCCTCATCCGGGACCACTACGGGGAAGAGATCGACATCGGCCGGATCCCCCTGGACGACCCCGCCACCTACGAGCTCCTCTCCAGCGGCGACACCACCGGCGTCTTCCAGCTGGAGAGCTCCGGCATGAAGGACCTCCTGCGCCGGATGCGCCCCTCGTCCTTCACCGACATGATCGCCCTCGTCGCCCTCTACCGGCCCGGCCCCCTGGAGAGCGGCATGGTGGACCAGTTCGTCAAGGCCAAGCACGGAGAGATGGAGGTCACCTACCTCCTCCCGGAGCTGGAACCCATCCTCCAGGAGACCTACGGTGTCATCGTCTACCAGGAACAGGTGATGAAGATCGCCCAGGTGCTCGCGGGCTACAGCCTCGGCGAGGGGGACCTCCTCCGCCGGGCCATGGGGAAGAAGATCCCCGCCGAGATGGCCGCCCAGCGCGACCGCTTCCTCACCGGGGCCCGGGAGCGGGGCATCCCGGAGGACAAGGCGCGGACCATCTTTGACCTCATGGAGAAGTTCGCCGGCTACGGCTTCAACAAGAGCCACTCGGCGGCCTACGCCCTCATCGCGTACCAGACGGCCTGGCTCAAGACCCACTACCTGCTCCCGTTCCTCGCCTCGCTCCTCACCAACGAGCTCGGCAACACCGACGGGGTGGTGAAGTTCATCGGCGAGGCCAAGGCCCAGGGCGTGCGGGTGCTGCCGCCGGACATCAACCGGAGCGACCTGGACTTCACCATCGAGGACGACGCCATCCGCTTCGGCCTCACCGCGGTGAAGAACGTCGGGGCCGGCGCCATCGAGGCCATCCTGGAGGCCCGGCGGGAAGGCCCCTTCGCCTCCTTCGAGGACTTCTGCTGCCGGGTGGATCTCCGAAAGGTCAACAAGCGGGTCATCGAGAGCCTCATCAAGTGCGGCGCCTTCGACGCCCTTGGGCACCGCCGCTCCCAGCTCATGGAGGCGCTGGACCAGGCCCTGGAGCTGGGGCAGTCCCGCCAGGCCGAGCGCCTCTCCGGCCAGATGTCCCTCTTCGACGCCATGGCGGCGGGGGCGGCGGCCCCGGAGCCCGCGCGGCTCCTGATCCTCCCGGACGTCCCGGAATGGCCGGACCTCGAGCGCCTCCGCGCCGAGAAGGAGGCCCTGGGCTTCTACATCAGCGGCCACCCCCTGGACCCGTACGCCGCCGACCTCGACCGCCTCACCACCGCGCACACGGAAAACGTCGCCAAGCTCCCCGACGGGACCCCGGTGAGCCTGGCCGGGGTGATCCGGAGCCGAAAGGAGATCACCACCAAGAAGGGCGACCGGATGGCCTTCATCGTCCTGGAAGACCTCCGGGGCTCCATCGAGGTGGTCTGCTTCCCCGAGGTCTACGTCCGGGCGGCGGAACTCCTGGAAGGCGACCGCCCGGTCTGGGTGCAAGGCACCTACAAGAAGGAGGATGACCGCGGCGTCCACAAGGTACTGGCCGAGACCGTGGAGGCCCTGGAGGAGGCGCGCCGGCGCCGGATCTCCGGCCTCACCCTGGAGCTTCGGGGCGACCGGCTGGCGCCGGAGGACCTCGAGCCCCTGCGGCAGGTCCTCCGCCGGCATCCCGGCCCCTACCCGGTGCGGCTCGGGGTGGTGCTCCCCGGTGAGGGCCGGGTCCTGGTGGCGCTCCCCGACGACCTGAACGTCCGCCTGTCGCCGGAACTCACCGAGGACATCGAGGCGGTGATCGGCTACCCCGGCCTCCGGATCGAGTACGAACCCCTGGCCCCGGCGGATCCCGAGGCCGAGACCCGGGCGCCCCGGCGGGCCGCCCGCTGA
- a CDS encoding lytic murein transglycosylase, producing MGAGLRPVLALLVAALVLLAVPAAAAPGKAVFAPLRQRLIRDGYPPAFVHSLFERPEVRFDPRVMPRKLTHDESRIDYARFLRPERLARAHAFLDRNRDLLVSIEARFLVPKEIKVAILLVETDLGRYLGAGRAFNILASMAAAGDLERVRPWIPGRLLRPETVEKTRRLLRKKARWAYEELKALIEYAARNGQDLLSIRGSIFGAIGLCQFMPTNALRFGVDEDGDGRVDLFEKPDALASMANYLRCHGWEPEMDREKQEAVILSYNPSRPYARTVLAVAERLQDMETRVR from the coding sequence GTGGGCGCGGGGCTCCGCCCCGTGCTCGCCCTCCTCGTGGCGGCCCTGGTGCTCCTGGCCGTTCCGGCCGCCGCCGCGCCGGGCAAGGCGGTCTTCGCCCCGCTGCGCCAGCGGCTCATCCGGGACGGCTACCCGCCCGCCTTCGTCCACAGCCTCTTCGAGCGGCCCGAGGTCCGGTTCGACCCCAGGGTCATGCCCCGCAAGCTCACCCACGACGAGAGCCGCATCGACTACGCCCGCTTCCTCCGCCCCGAGCGCCTGGCCCGGGCCCACGCCTTCCTCGACCGCAACCGGGACCTCCTGGTGAGCATCGAGGCCCGGTTCCTGGTCCCGAAGGAGATCAAGGTGGCCATTCTCCTGGTGGAGACGGACCTCGGCCGGTACCTCGGAGCCGGCCGGGCCTTCAACATCCTGGCCAGCATGGCCGCCGCCGGGGATCTCGAGCGGGTACGGCCCTGGATCCCCGGGCGCCTCCTGCGCCCGGAGACGGTGGAGAAGACCCGGCGCCTCCTGCGGAAAAAGGCCCGCTGGGCCTACGAGGAACTCAAGGCCCTCATCGAGTACGCCGCCCGGAACGGGCAAGACCTCCTCTCCATCCGGGGCTCCATCTTCGGTGCCATCGGCCTGTGCCAGTTCATGCCCACCAATGCCCTGCGCTTCGGCGTGGACGAGGACGGCGACGGGCGGGTGGACCTCTTCGAAAAGCCCGACGCCCTGGCCAGCATGGCCAACTACCTCCGGTGCCACGGCTGGGAGCCCGAGATGGACCGAGAAAAACAGGAGGCCGTCATCCTGAGCTACAACCCGAGCCGGCCCTACGCCCGGACCGTTCTCGCCGTGGCCGAGCGGCTCCAGGACATGGAGACCCGTGTCCGCTGA